One window of Planctomycetia bacterium genomic DNA carries:
- a CDS encoding AsmA-like C-terminal domain-containing protein yields the protein MLIPLHTTPIRRPNRWRQFIRRRALERHPVSVSRERIGIILLCAIVLGLTWYGINTRDATIRARAEEFLRGATGGDVTVESAKFRMFGGITLEKVRVAVRYDENLDPSAKSIEAREIFSARQVRLIHDPWRLLFGSLHVQRVVASGPRITLVHNVDTDVRNWQLLTPHAQRSSAAKSGGRPIIALRSAIATIVSVNSTGKREFDEERLDADVRPSTQSETGYYIEVRRLSEPAERTTVIFDPEVQLVANTPFVDARTVRLQLPKVAREFFDRIALAGEVKLSRLAYNSAQESDRDTEVELRRVECRIPLSMLGSSPGGPPTTTSPAEAAVVMTDVQGLLDLRRDRLDVDISGMINEAACMVRGALIGSESSPEQIGVDLSIKSKDLAAPEGALRRRLLADSRLPETLRTILAGYDPHGLFDLQLSLQRPRGAGQTMKLTGFFEPKGVSATSSAFPYRVDQLTGRVRFDPPFVYLEQLMGRRDGAIINVDAVIDRTTEFSSVQLSVDAIDVALNSALLDVLPVRYRTVWERFYPQGWANITIRSQRPGGDDADGEPPWHTTVVADLVDAHLLLTDFPYPLEHVTGRIAIEGDRIEVRGIRGMHESGTVQFEGIAEMAGNSIDRAEVRVDAKSLRMDDALAAALPAEGRGAFEQFQPEGEFDLSGVIAWTPGTSGLRYNLTAKLCDAALKYQPFPFRIDGVQGEIVIRPDGFSILDVSGKHGDAWVTARGDVRRLDSGYEADLVFDARNLALDDELRAALPDSLRHVWQAVQPKGKLSILSAVHLASIDGQTQRHHRTRIETENAELCLKAFPLPLTDVSARLKVADDHVEIVSLRGRRGEGIVELSGVLDFADPGPRGSLTVRATGLVVDDELIAALPPRLRDLVTAAKPSGTIGLEFDPLVFAQGTDGRLSWDATGRLILAGASLNLGFSAENLSGLISGALHVDTDGEVSLDGRMALDTATLAGWEMSQLEGRITVDPQSHQIHVRDAVAVAYGGEATGEAEIDLLHSDVTYQASIVARDLKLRSFLESLGGDTDDETHGTIRGNLILQGRSGARGYREGAGELFVAGAQVWRMPIVFAIFQVLNLTPDKNVFHDGWVKYFISRDTLTFQKIDLQGKAVSFVGGGMMDMRTKQLDVRLLAGSPLRLRLPILTDLLEGASRELMEVRLTGTFQEPTIEPQPLKSLAKALQRIFPEAPSTRSHLPSG from the coding sequence ATGCTGATCCCGCTACACACCACACCGATTCGTCGTCCCAACCGGTGGCGGCAGTTCATTCGCCGCCGGGCGCTGGAGCGGCATCCGGTCTCGGTGTCGCGCGAGCGAATCGGCATCATCCTGCTCTGCGCGATCGTGTTGGGGTTGACCTGGTACGGCATCAATACGCGCGACGCGACGATCCGCGCGCGGGCGGAGGAATTTCTGCGCGGGGCGACGGGCGGCGATGTGACGGTTGAGAGCGCCAAGTTTCGCATGTTCGGGGGCATCACGCTGGAGAAGGTGCGCGTGGCCGTTCGTTACGACGAGAACCTCGACCCGAGCGCCAAGAGCATCGAGGCGCGGGAGATCTTCTCGGCCCGGCAGGTTCGGCTGATTCACGATCCGTGGCGACTGCTGTTCGGTTCATTGCACGTTCAGCGCGTGGTTGCATCGGGGCCGCGCATCACGCTGGTCCACAATGTCGATACCGACGTTCGCAACTGGCAATTGCTCACGCCTCACGCTCAACGATCCAGCGCCGCCAAGTCCGGCGGGCGACCGATCATCGCCCTTCGGTCGGCCATCGCGACGATCGTCAGCGTGAATTCCACCGGCAAACGAGAGTTCGATGAAGAGCGACTCGACGCAGATGTTCGTCCGTCGACGCAGTCGGAGACGGGCTACTACATCGAAGTGCGCCGGCTGAGCGAGCCCGCGGAGCGGACGACGGTCATCTTCGATCCCGAGGTACAGCTTGTGGCGAATACGCCGTTCGTGGATGCGCGGACGGTGCGGCTTCAATTGCCGAAGGTGGCGCGGGAGTTTTTCGATCGCATCGCGCTGGCCGGCGAGGTGAAGCTGAGCCGCCTGGCCTACAACTCCGCGCAGGAAAGCGACCGGGACACGGAAGTGGAGCTTCGGCGCGTCGAGTGCCGGATTCCGCTGTCGATGCTCGGCTCGAGCCCGGGCGGGCCGCCAACGACGACATCGCCGGCCGAGGCGGCGGTGGTGATGACTGACGTTCAGGGGCTTCTGGACCTGCGCCGGGATCGACTGGACGTGGACATCTCCGGGATGATCAACGAGGCGGCGTGCATGGTTCGCGGCGCGTTGATCGGTTCGGAGTCCTCGCCGGAGCAGATCGGCGTCGATCTTTCGATCAAGAGCAAGGATCTGGCAGCGCCGGAGGGCGCGCTGCGCCGGCGGCTGCTGGCTGATTCGCGCTTGCCGGAGACGCTGCGGACCATCCTCGCGGGCTACGACCCACACGGCCTGTTCGATCTGCAGCTATCGCTACAGCGGCCCCGCGGCGCCGGACAGACCATGAAGCTGACGGGATTCTTCGAGCCGAAGGGGGTTTCGGCGACATCGTCGGCATTTCCCTATCGCGTCGATCAACTGACCGGACGGGTTCGGTTCGACCCGCCCTTTGTCTATCTGGAACAATTGATGGGCCGGCGCGACGGGGCGATCATCAACGTCGACGCGGTGATCGACCGGACGACGGAGTTTTCGTCGGTGCAGCTTTCAGTGGATGCCATAGACGTGGCACTTAACAGCGCGCTGCTCGACGTGTTGCCGGTTCGCTATCGCACGGTCTGGGAGCGGTTTTATCCGCAGGGATGGGCCAACATCACGATTCGCAGCCAGCGTCCCGGGGGCGACGATGCCGACGGCGAGCCGCCCTGGCACACGACGGTGGTAGCGGACTTGGTCGATGCCCACCTGCTGCTGACCGATTTCCCGTATCCCCTTGAACACGTGACCGGGCGCATCGCGATTGAGGGCGATCGGATTGAGGTGCGCGGGATCCGTGGCATGCACGAGTCGGGCACGGTGCAATTCGAGGGAATCGCGGAAATGGCGGGCAACTCGATCGACCGTGCCGAGGTGCGCGTCGATGCGAAGTCGCTGAGAATGGACGATGCCCTTGCGGCCGCCCTTCCGGCGGAAGGACGCGGAGCCTTTGAACAGTTTCAGCCGGAGGGAGAATTCGATCTCTCGGGGGTGATCGCATGGACGCCCGGGACGTCGGGGCTGCGATACAACCTGACGGCCAAGCTTTGCGACGCGGCGCTGAAGTATCAGCCGTTTCCGTTTCGGATCGACGGCGTGCAGGGCGAGATTGTCATCCGGCCGGACGGCTTTTCGATTCTGGACGTCTCCGGGAAACACGGAGACGCATGGGTGACAGCGCGCGGGGACGTTCGGCGACTGGATAGCGGCTACGAGGCCGACTTGGTTTTTGACGCGCGGAACCTGGCGCTGGATGACGAACTGCGGGCGGCGCTGCCTGATTCGCTGCGGCATGTCTGGCAGGCGGTGCAGCCGAAGGGCAAGCTGAGCATTCTGTCGGCGGTGCATCTTGCATCGATCGACGGACAGACACAGCGCCATCATCGCACGCGGATAGAGACCGAGAATGCGGAGCTTTGTCTGAAGGCGTTCCCCCTGCCGCTGACCGATGTGTCGGCGCGGCTGAAGGTGGCGGACGATCATGTCGAGATCGTTTCGCTGCGCGGGCGGCGCGGCGAGGGAATTGTGGAGTTGAGCGGCGTGCTGGACTTCGCCGATCCCGGGCCGCGCGGGTCGCTGACGGTGAGGGCGACCGGACTTGTGGTAGACGATGAGCTGATCGCCGCGCTGCCGCCGCGGCTGCGCGACCTGGTGACAGCGGCAAAGCCGAGCGGGACCATCGGGCTGGAGTTTGATCCGCTGGTGTTTGCGCAAGGCACGGACGGGCGACTGAGCTGGGACGCGACGGGGCGACTGATTCTGGCCGGGGCTTCGCTGAATCTGGGGTTCAGCGCCGAAAACCTTTCCGGTCTGATCAGCGGGGCTCTGCATGTTGACACCGACGGTGAGGTGAGCCTCGACGGGCGAATGGCACTTGATACGGCGACGCTGGCCGGGTGGGAGATGAGCCAGTTGGAGGGACGCATCACTGTTGATCCCCAGTCACATCAGATTCACGTGCGCGATGCCGTGGCGGTGGCATACGGGGGGGAGGCGACGGGCGAGGCGGAGATCGACCTGCTTCACAGCGACGTGACGTATCAGGCGTCGATTGTCGCGCGCGATCTGAAGCTGCGGAGCTTTCTGGAGTCGCTCGGCGGTGATACGGACGACGAGACGCACGGGACGATACGCGGGAATCTCATCCTGCAGGGGCGCAGCGGAGCGCGGGGCTATCGCGAGGGCGCGGGGGAACTGTTTGTCGCCGGCGCGCAGGTGTGGCGGATGCCGATTGTCTTTGCGATTTTCCAGGTGCTGAATCTCACGCCGGACAAGAACGTCTTTCACGACGGGTGGGTCAAGTATTTCATTTCGCGGGATACGCTGACTTTTCAAAAGATCGACCTGCAGGGCAAGGCTGTTTCGTTTGTCGGCGGCGGGATGATGGACATGCGGACGAAGCAGCTCGACGTTCGGCTGTTGGCGGGCAGTCCGCTGCGGCTGCGTCTGCCCATCCTGACCGATCTGCTGGAAGGCGCTTCGCGGGAACTCATGGAGGTGCGGCTGACCGGCACGTTCCAGGAGCCGACGATTGAGCCGCAGCCGCTCAAGAGCCTGGCGAAGGCGCTGCAGCGCATCTTCCCGGAGGCGCCGAGCACACGATCACACCTGCCGTCGGGTTGA
- the rnr gene encoding ribonuclease R has protein sequence MAKRFSERILEFMRQPDYRPMKGPKLAKAMGIAEAEHGDFHDAVDALRRVGRVVLGTDNAVMLPHPPNQISGIFRANPRGFGFVVPDMATAHGDLYIGKGDTLDAVTGDRVLCQIVPRGMRDGKKALGGRIIKVIERGDSKFVGQLRNEGGTWFVQPDGNTLHVPVFVGDVGAKGAKVGDQVVVEIVSYPSTGQQAKGVIVERLGQQGQPGVALISIIRQYHLPEGFPEEVTEDARSAVRSFDVEKELAQREDLTDRLTITIDPDDAKDYDDAITLERLSDGRGDGQAPAKGKRRKERSIGPATWELGVHIADVSHFVRVGQPMDEEARQRCNSVYFPGHVIPMLPEVLSNGICSLQEAEPRLCKSAFIRYDARGGVLSARFANTVIKSAKRLTYQQASGILEGNTDGIPKPVVELVREMDRLAHAIQKRRHDEGMIVLDLPAVDLIFDENGKVVDAKPEDDSFSHKIIEMFMVEANEAVARLMDKLGVPCIRRIHPEPDEDSLEAMARFMRTAGFAIPKKITPRDLQTLLEPLRGKPEAYAVNLAVLKSMEMAEYSPKIVGHFALASKHYTHFTSPIRRYADLMVHRLLERYFEGPFGGRNKVGLEDVPDVDELNEMGRRLSYNARRAESAEHELRTVKVLQLLTEQVGEEFEGVVTGVTNFGMFVQHPKYLIDGLLRMEDLGDDWWEVDVKAGRVWGERTRQAFTMGTIVKVQIAEVDVSARQLNLALVQGGQPVRRRGGGAGGVGAVGDRPRAKGDHPSAKKGHRKGPSPRGGNKRGAKKGGRSKRRGRR, from the coding sequence ATGGCTAAACGGTTTTCAGAGCGAATACTTGAGTTTATGCGGCAGCCGGACTACCGGCCTATGAAGGGCCCCAAGCTGGCCAAGGCGATGGGTATCGCCGAAGCCGAGCATGGCGACTTTCACGACGCGGTCGACGCCCTCCGCCGTGTGGGACGAGTCGTCCTCGGCACCGACAACGCCGTCATGTTGCCGCATCCGCCCAACCAGATCAGCGGCATATTCCGGGCGAATCCGCGCGGGTTCGGCTTCGTCGTGCCCGATATGGCGACGGCCCACGGCGACCTCTACATCGGCAAAGGCGACACGCTCGACGCCGTCACCGGCGATCGCGTGCTCTGCCAGATCGTTCCGCGCGGCATGCGCGACGGCAAGAAGGCGCTCGGCGGCCGGATCATCAAGGTCATCGAGCGCGGCGACAGCAAATTCGTCGGCCAATTGCGCAACGAAGGGGGAACGTGGTTTGTACAGCCGGATGGCAACACACTGCACGTTCCAGTCTTCGTCGGCGACGTCGGCGCGAAAGGCGCGAAAGTCGGCGATCAGGTCGTCGTGGAGATCGTCAGCTATCCGTCGACCGGACAACAAGCCAAGGGCGTCATCGTCGAACGCCTGGGCCAACAGGGCCAGCCCGGCGTCGCCCTCATCAGCATCATCCGCCAATACCATCTGCCGGAAGGATTTCCGGAAGAGGTCACTGAAGATGCCCGGAGCGCTGTGCGCTCGTTTGACGTCGAAAAGGAATTGGCCCAGCGCGAAGACCTCACCGACCGTCTCACCATCACCATCGACCCCGACGACGCCAAGGACTACGACGACGCCATCACGCTCGAGCGGCTTTCGGACGGCCGGGGCGACGGCCAAGCGCCCGCCAAGGGCAAGCGCCGCAAAGAGCGATCCATCGGCCCGGCCACCTGGGAACTCGGCGTACACATTGCCGACGTGAGCCATTTCGTCCGTGTCGGGCAACCCATGGACGAAGAGGCGCGTCAGCGATGCAACAGCGTCTATTTCCCGGGCCATGTGATTCCCATGCTGCCCGAAGTGCTGTCCAACGGGATTTGCAGTCTGCAGGAGGCTGAGCCTCGGCTGTGCAAGAGCGCTTTCATCAGATATGACGCGCGCGGAGGCGTGCTCAGCGCCCGGTTCGCCAACACAGTCATCAAGTCCGCCAAACGCCTGACCTATCAACAGGCATCGGGCATCCTGGAGGGCAACACCGATGGCATTCCCAAACCGGTCGTCGAGCTGGTTCGCGAAATGGACCGCCTGGCCCACGCGATTCAGAAGCGACGGCACGACGAAGGCATGATTGTCCTCGATCTGCCCGCGGTCGACCTCATCTTCGATGAAAACGGCAAGGTGGTGGACGCCAAGCCGGAGGACGACAGCTTCTCCCACAAGATCATCGAAATGTTCATGGTCGAGGCCAACGAGGCGGTCGCCCGCCTGATGGACAAGCTCGGCGTCCCCTGCATCCGTCGTATCCATCCCGAGCCGGATGAGGATTCCCTGGAGGCAATGGCCCGGTTCATGCGCACCGCGGGGTTCGCGATTCCGAAGAAGATCACGCCGCGTGACTTGCAGACGCTGTTGGAGCCGCTGCGCGGCAAGCCCGAGGCATACGCCGTGAATCTGGCGGTGCTCAAGTCGATGGAGATGGCCGAATACTCGCCAAAGATCGTCGGTCACTTCGCCCTGGCCAGCAAGCATTACACGCACTTCACGAGTCCGATTCGTCGTTACGCCGACCTGATGGTGCATCGCTTGCTCGAGAGGTACTTCGAGGGACCCTTCGGCGGTCGCAACAAGGTCGGCCTGGAAGACGTGCCTGACGTGGACGAATTGAACGAGATGGGCCGGCGGCTGTCCTACAACGCCCGTCGCGCGGAAAGCGCGGAACATGAACTTCGCACGGTCAAGGTCTTGCAGCTATTGACGGAGCAGGTCGGCGAGGAGTTCGAAGGCGTCGTGACCGGAGTCACGAACTTCGGAATGTTTGTGCAGCACCCCAAGTATCTGATCGACGGGTTGCTCCGAATGGAGGACCTCGGCGACGACTGGTGGGAGGTGGATGTCAAGGCGGGGCGCGTATGGGGAGAGCGAACCCGGCAGGCATTCACGATGGGGACGATTGTCAAGGTGCAGATCGCCGAGGTGGATGTCTCAGCGCGTCAGCTCAATCTGGCGCTGGTCCAGGGCGGCCAGCCGGTGCGCCGCCGCGGTGGGGGGGCTGGCGGCGTTGGAGCCGTCGGCGATCGTCCGCGCGCCAAGGGCGATCACCCCAGCGCCAAAAAAGGCCACCGCAAGGGGCCGTCACCGCGAGGCGGCAACAAGCGCGGCGCCAAAAAGGGCGGGCGATCGAAAAGACGCGGCCGAAGATAG
- a CDS encoding YlbF family regulator, producing the protein MPTAAIEATMDVYVETTHRKDSLMEDIIADARSLGKKIASHPRMTAFMAAARAVSEDKEAQETLKAYQTQMERIQELEGTGKPIEVADKRKLAECEAAVAGNDKLKEMMKRQTDYMEMMHRINNAIDEASQAAGG; encoded by the coding sequence TTGCCGACTGCTGCGATCGAGGCGACGATGGACGTGTACGTCGAAACGACTCACCGAAAGGACTCTCTCATGGAAGACATCATCGCCGATGCCCGGTCGCTGGGCAAGAAGATCGCCTCCCACCCGCGAATGACCGCCTTCATGGCAGCGGCCCGCGCGGTTTCCGAGGACAAGGAGGCCCAGGAGACGCTCAAGGCCTATCAGACTCAGATGGAACGCATCCAGGAGTTGGAAGGCACCGGCAAACCAATCGAGGTGGCCGACAAGCGGAAGCTGGCGGAGTGCGAAGCGGCCGTGGCGGGCAACGACAAGCTCAAGGAAATGATGAAGCGCCAGACCGACTACATGGAAATGATGCACCGGATCAACAACGCCATCGACGAGGCCTCGCAGGCGGCGGGCGGTTGA
- a CDS encoding AarF/ABC1/UbiB kinase family protein gives MKCGILNRGAGYIDMARHGRRLRSTDEAVRAHAQRHLAARMGKLRGLPQKIGQILSMSADDAKADAFAPMTDCAEPLALADIEAILRDSWGRDPNQVYSSIEPTGLAASLGQVHQAQLRDGRDVAIKVQYPGIRQAVMNDLKMLGWLSAPVGDLRRGFDLAGYRQEILRDLEAELDYRVEAENQSRFVSIAPELPGWIVPELIPELCTHRVLVSHWVVGERIEEAAAWPQPQRDQLAVALVRGFFNLLFGHGLIHADPHPGNYRFKQSPDGPAIVLYDYGSVMTLEPKEVVALLKLIEMTAHKQGDPLGPMLSLGFREELLRPIRSKLPALCAAMLEPFCIEARYDLSRWRRSERVEDILGDDRWNFRMSGPPNFIFVMRAFRGLTYYLEKLDSPVSWGIALRPYLALHRQALNDWHCDMMDDEPTAGFAGMAKLLKIRVTENGATKVALTFQSDAVDDLDDLMDEDLLNRIRSQGIDVAAIVRRVRQSAFVPQELFAIPESDGQRAVRVWLE, from the coding sequence ATGAAGTGCGGAATATTGAACCGCGGCGCCGGTTACATTGACATGGCCCGCCACGGTCGCAGGCTCAGATCGACCGACGAGGCCGTTCGCGCTCATGCTCAGCGGCATCTGGCGGCGCGCATGGGCAAATTGCGCGGCCTGCCGCAGAAGATCGGCCAGATTCTCAGCATGAGCGCCGACGACGCGAAGGCAGACGCCTTCGCGCCGATGACCGATTGTGCCGAGCCGCTGGCGCTCGCGGATATCGAGGCGATCCTGCGCGATTCGTGGGGCCGCGATCCGAATCAAGTTTATTCGTCCATCGAACCGACCGGTCTCGCCGCGTCACTCGGCCAGGTGCATCAGGCCCAATTGCGCGACGGTCGCGATGTGGCAATCAAAGTGCAGTATCCCGGCATCCGTCAGGCGGTGATGAACGACCTCAAGATGCTCGGCTGGCTGTCCGCGCCGGTGGGGGACCTGCGACGCGGCTTCGATCTGGCGGGATATCGTCAGGAGATTCTTCGCGATCTGGAGGCGGAGCTCGATTACCGCGTGGAGGCGGAGAATCAGTCGCGCTTCGTGTCGATCGCCCCGGAGCTTCCCGGCTGGATTGTTCCCGAGCTGATTCCGGAGCTTTGCACCCATCGCGTCCTGGTCAGTCACTGGGTGGTGGGGGAGCGAATTGAGGAGGCGGCGGCATGGCCCCAACCGCAGCGCGATCAGTTGGCCGTCGCGCTGGTGCGCGGCTTCTTCAACCTCCTTTTCGGGCACGGACTGATTCACGCAGACCCGCATCCCGGCAATTACCGGTTTAAGCAGTCGCCGGACGGCCCGGCCATCGTGCTATACGACTACGGCAGCGTCATGACGCTGGAGCCCAAGGAGGTCGTCGCGCTATTGAAGCTGATCGAAATGACCGCTCACAAGCAAGGCGACCCGCTGGGCCCCATGCTCTCGCTGGGCTTTCGCGAGGAGCTTCTTCGGCCGATTCGCAGCAAGCTGCCGGCGCTTTGTGCGGCGATGCTCGAACCGTTTTGCATCGAGGCCAGGTACGACCTGTCGCGCTGGCGCCGGTCGGAGCGAGTCGAAGACATTCTTGGTGACGACCGCTGGAACTTCCGAATGAGCGGCCCGCCGAATTTCATCTTCGTCATGCGGGCATTTCGCGGACTGACGTACTACCTCGAAAAGCTCGACTCGCCCGTCTCGTGGGGGATTGCCCTGCGGCCATATCTCGCGCTGCACCGCCAGGCACTGAACGACTGGCACTGCGACATGATGGATGATGAACCGACGGCTGGCTTCGCCGGAATGGCCAAGCTCCTGAAGATTCGCGTCACCGAAAACGGAGCAACCAAGGTGGCCCTGACCTTTCAAAGCGACGCGGTGGACGACCTCGACGATCTGATGGACGAAGACCTGTTGAATCGAATTCGCTCCCAGGGAATCGACGTGGCGGCCATCGTGCGCCGCGTCCGTCAGTCGGCCTTCGTTCCGCAGGAACTATTCGCCATCCCCGAGTCCGATGGCCAGCGCGCCGTACGCGTCTGGCTGGAGTGA
- a CDS encoding MFS transporter, with amino-acid sequence MQSSSNAISFAADARSVAMVKSGSATRGIITIAILLFTTMLPVTLLVAPLKELVGDRYGASPFWVHTFMSINMIGAALAAPLIGVLSDAGRRRRVAAWALAADACLLSGMSLAPNLPTLLTLRFLEGASHVLALSTLMAIAGGWAHDNKRGRAMGIIGSAMMLGTAFGTRLGGEVWHHLPDWTFHVAGGISAAAALGVLFIVREAPEVRETRRPVRRLIGLLACRKDLAVPLIYSFIDRFCVGVVISTFVLFLADIHGFPPAERGKLLVLFLAPFAVLVYPAGLLVDRIGRVWPLAIGSAAFGVVFAAYGVVTPSQLTILMLLSGVLSALMFAPNLALCADLAPPDQRGAAFTGFNIAGSIGMLLGPLFGGGILAFASKAAQGIDAYRITFMLTGATEILCAVVTLPMLLALKRRGVTR; translated from the coding sequence ATGCAATCCTCATCGAACGCCATTTCTTTCGCGGCCGACGCCCGCTCAGTCGCGATGGTCAAGTCCGGATCGGCGACGCGCGGCATCATTACGATCGCCATTCTGCTGTTCACCACCATGTTGCCGGTCACCCTGCTGGTCGCCCCGCTCAAGGAACTGGTCGGCGACCGGTACGGAGCGTCACCGTTCTGGGTCCACACGTTCATGTCGATCAACATGATCGGCGCGGCCCTGGCTGCGCCGCTCATCGGTGTGCTGTCGGATGCAGGCAGGCGCCGCCGGGTCGCCGCATGGGCCCTCGCCGCGGATGCGTGCCTGCTGTCAGGCATGTCGCTGGCCCCGAACCTGCCCACGCTCTTAACGCTTCGATTTCTGGAAGGCGCTTCTCATGTTCTCGCGCTCAGTACCCTGATGGCCATTGCCGGCGGTTGGGCTCACGATAACAAGCGCGGCCGAGCCATGGGGATCATCGGCTCCGCGATGATGTTGGGCACGGCCTTCGGGACACGACTGGGCGGCGAAGTGTGGCATCATCTGCCAGACTGGACCTTTCACGTCGCCGGGGGGATCAGCGCGGCGGCGGCCCTTGGCGTCCTGTTCATCGTGCGGGAGGCTCCAGAAGTTCGCGAGACCCGCCGCCCGGTGCGACGCCTGATTGGGCTGCTGGCCTGCCGCAAAGACCTTGCCGTGCCCCTGATCTATTCATTCATTGACCGGTTTTGCGTCGGCGTGGTCATCTCCACCTTTGTCCTGTTCCTTGCGGACATCCACGGCTTTCCCCCCGCCGAACGAGGGAAACTACTCGTGCTGTTTCTCGCGCCGTTTGCAGTTCTCGTCTATCCGGCAGGCCTGCTGGTCGATCGCATCGGACGCGTATGGCCGCTGGCCATCGGCTCCGCCGCCTTCGGGGTCGTCTTTGCCGCATACGGTGTGGTGACGCCTTCGCAACTGACGATCCTGATGCTGCTCTCGGGTGTGCTCAGCGCGCTGATGTTTGCCCCGAACCTGGCCCTGTGCGCCGACCTTGCCCCGCCCGACCAGCGCGGCGCGGCCTTCACGGGGTTCAACATCGCCGGCTCCATCGGAATGCTTTTGGGCCCTCTGTTCGGCGGCGGCATCCTGGCCTTTGCATCCAAGGCCGCCCAGGGGATCGACGCCTACCGCATCACGTTTATGCTCACCGGCGCGACGGAGATTCTCTGCGCGGTCGTCACCCTGCCGATGCTGCTCGCGCTGAAGCGCCGCGGCGTGACTCGCTAG